In the genome of Candida albicans SC5314 chromosome 6, complete sequence, the window AAATTAAACATAGAGAGACAGAAAATTTgttcaacatcatcaataatcaataattaGAATAAATTTACTTTACtttacttttctttctttctttcttaaCTTGctgtttctgtttcttttattcaattaataGTTGGTTCTATAGTTGGTTCAAGTGATTTAAAAAAGAGTTTCtacttaaaaaaaaagtaactTCCTTCAATCATGGTTGTTGACACATTGATTTATCATCCTACATTAagtaaattaattaaattttggGATTCTACTCCTAAAAGAGAGAAAACTTTTAGATTATTATCATATTTATCAAGATTTCTTGGTTATTATGCTTATAAAAAAGGTTATTCtaaagaaacaattgaattgtgGAGTAATTTAAAAGCTCATTTCACATTTATTAGAAAAGCCATGAGATTTTTTAAACCAATTAATCATTTACAATTGGCTTCTAAAgcttttgataataaattaatggatccaattttacaatttactactattattagAAATTTGGGTTATGCTGGTTATTTAACTATTGATGCTattgtatttttcaaattattaggaattattgataaaaagaaatatccTAATTTAGGTAAATATGCTTCAAGATTTTGGTTACTTGGTTTAATTGCTGgattaataaattctttaaGAATAATTTATAGTTTGAATTCTTATGAAAATGATCAAAAAAACACCCAAGATGAAAAGGTAAAGGTAAAGGAAACTGAAACTGAAACTGAAACTAAAGCTGATACTGTTGCtattaatcaaaaattatatcaagctaaaagaaaattgatttgggATTTATTAGATACTTTTATTGCATTGAATTCTTTAGATATCTTGCATTTCACTGAAGGTGATGTTGGTTTAGCTGGGGTTATAACTTCATTATTAGGTTTACAAGATTTATGGAAAGCCACTTGATTATATGAACTTTTTactactttttttttttcatgcTGTTAGCTTcctattgttgttttgtcCTGTTAATAATTATAGTATCAAGTgttatttttgttcaattggatttatacaaataatttatacaTATAAACATAATTTATAAACgtatttattgttgatgttaTTAATACCTACTAACTTTAGTTATTTATTGGAGTTACAACATTCATAACCAGTATCAAATCCTACCCAATAATATTTTAGTAGAACATTTGTTAATTCAGTAGATAATTCTTTTAcatttgattgtttattGATTAGTTTGATTATGTTTGGAATATCATTTGTTAAATCTATTTCTGGGGTTTGTGTTGGTACTTGCTcctgctgctgctgctgctgttgttgttgttgttgttgttcttggGTTATTGATGGTAACGACAGTTTGATAGTTTTATCTATGGGTAAATTATGATTAATACTATAAGATTCATATGTTTCATACCATTTGGATTCAATCAACTGATCAATTGTCATACTTGGTATCATTAATTTGGGGAGTTGGGTGGAGAGAAGGGGATGGTAAATGTTAAtagattgattgattgattgattgattgattgatagCGGAAATTGgtgaatcaattttgtaactttttttttcattcttctTCTCAACTTAACTCATCTCATCAtagttaaatttttttttttcatttcttttcatttcaaCCAACTACTACCTAACTATCCTAACTAACTGTCTAACCAAATAATGGCAACAATAGAAAACAATAAGGAGTCACCGATAAAAGACTTTCGAGTATATATTGGAAATATATCTCCTAAActtaaagaaaatgaacaaaGTTTAACTACTAGAATCGCCAAATATGGAATCATCAAATCACCCTTAGAATTTCATACTAAACCTTTacaattatattattttgcTTATGTGACTATATCTACTACTGATTctgaatttaataaattaaagaaatctTTGAATGGAGTTTTATTTATGgggatgaaattgattatttctTTAGCTAAACCCAATTATTTAGAAAGAtggaaaaaatcaaattccaAAGACAAAGACAAGGAAGGAGGAcgtagtaataataatcaaattaaacaacTTGAACAATTACGTCGtgataaaattgttgaatctAGATTAGAAAAAATCCAAgaatataaaacaaattatccaactaataaattcacttcaaatttaattacTTGTTATAATGCTGGATTTAATCAACCAGAAATATCTATTCTGGAACatacaacaaacaacattTCAGCAAACACGAAAAATCCACCACCTAAACATCGATTAATTGGATCAAAATCATATGGTGCATTAACTCAAccaaataaattcaatcaaaataGATTTTTATATCGATCAGGTAAAGGGATTGTTATAAGAGGAGTTCATCGTAAAACTCCCAGActgaatttaaaattaaaacaacaaactttaagaattttaattaatggagaattgaaaatttttaaaaattataaaactaaattatGGgggattgaaaaaaataaaactattaGAGATTTGACTTGGAAATATATTAATGGTGAATGGAGATCTGGTGATGATcatataattgaaaaagttacATGTGGTATATCTTCTGGACAACAAGCAGAAAATTATAGTAAAGATAATATTATAATAGATAAAGAAGACAATAGTGGTAATAAGTTATCTAGTATcgataatgataatgacaATGACAATGACAAGGAAGAAATTGACAAGAATAAATCTATATTAGCATCAATGTTTGATTCATACGATTTTGATAAACCAATAGAATTAGAAGAGACTGGAAACGAAATTCatggtagtggtggtaaaGTTGctactgctgctgctgatgatgatgatgatgatgatgatgaaattgaagtAGATTCTAAAGGCAGAAAGAAAGCAAAACATTACGATTATGAGATTGAAGGGAAAATATCAGAGgatgaacaagaagaagaagaaaatgatgctgaaaaaattaataccgttgatattaaatcagctaatcaaattattgaaaattataaacaatCATCAAGTTTTGTGCCTACTAAAGAAACATACTATGACGAAGATGACGAAggtaatgaaattgaattagatGAATTTAATAACAAGTATACCACTGAAGCAATTAAAAGTAATTATGATAAAGATCATAACGATATAGAGGTGGAGAGGGAggataatgatgatgatgaagaagaagaatttattCCAACGTTTGGTGCTCCAAAAccaaatacaaataataCTGAAACTTTAAGAGCATTATTTAATCCAACTACAAGTAACACAACTATTCAACCAACATCAATAGCAGATAATGGATCATTTAAACTTGGTTTacaagatgatgatgaagatcTTGATACTGATAAACAATTGGATAATcttaaacaacaagaattatacaaaaaattacaaaagCAACgtcaagaacaacaacaacaacaacaagaagaagaaaccaataatcaacaattattatcaagtaataaaaaatttggattatttTGGTGTCATTTTGATTCACCATTTTTATCTACTCAATCACAATTTAGTAAAttaggtggtggtggtggtaatgggaaaataaaattaccaggtgaagaagaagaagaagtagaaggaaaagatgataaagatcaagatgaagatgaagaatcaTTATATGAAAAATGGTTTTGGAGTATGAGAGGTGATATTTCACGTGAATGTAAACGTCGTAAACGTGATTTATTAAGAACCATACgtaaaaagaagaagaattgaatgaaataGCACTGTTATTATGTTATAGATTATATATGTTATATATTTAAGTAGTTACCAAGAAACAAGACCAAAATatgatgatggtggttTATAGTTTGTAAAgtaaaaatgatttatgTAGCACCGCCGCCGCCGTTACCCAATATAACYTTTTCtataaatattaataatttatccGGTTGGTCGTGTGTCGtgtaatcaatttttttttgattgcccaaaaactaaaactaaaactaaaaacaaaacaaaacaaaaaaatttcccatcatcatcaacagtTATTGATCCCGTTTGAGTATTATTCGATAGTGACTAGTGACTTCTTAACATATTCTTGATGCCAATTGTTCAAGAATCACCAAAAGAAGTGGATACtgttttaaaaaatcaGTCAACCAATGCAAGcacaaacacaaacacaaataaacaacaatttcGAGAATCACCAGAATTTACATTATCAAATGTATTAGACGATATCAAACAAGGTATAATTGCCTTTCTTATTAATCCCAAAGTAACAATTATTGTATATCCTATAATCATATGTTTAAGTTCTATATTAACCAAAATTgtcattaataaaatttcatatactgaaattgattttattactTATATGcaacaaattaaattaattaatcaagGTATAATTAAATATAGTGAAATTGAAGGAGATTCAGGACCAATTGTATATCCTGGTGGGTTTGtccaaatttatcaatttattcaatggttaatcagtagtagtagtagcagtagtagtagtactgGGGAGGAAATATTGTCTTATGATGTTAGAGAAGCACAATATATTTTCAGTTATTTATTTACTACTAgtataattttcaattgtttgatatatattaatttaattaatatcCCACCATGgacaatatatttatttttgttgagtAAACGATTGGTATCGATTTATGTTTTACgattatttaatgattgTTGGACAACTTTAGCTATATTGGGAGTGATTTTAATATTACAACAAGCTAGTACTAACATCACGGAAGATTGGTTGGTATATTTATTGGTGATATTGGCAAGTGATTTATATAGTATTGCCATATCGATAAAAATGAATgcattattatattttccTGGGTTTATcataattgtttatttcttATTGGATGAAAgtttaattaaatcaacaagtGTTTTAATAGTGATGATATTTATCCAAATTATAATGGGTTGGCAATTTTTATTACCATTGgaattgtttaataatgatgtGGATGTTAGAAGAATGGCATCGATTATAAGATGGGATTATATTAATCAagctttcaattttaaacGAAAATTCTTATATGAATGGACCgtaaattggaaatttttatcaattgaaacttTCACATCAGATGGATTTgctaaattattattgttattacaTGTTTTCACCCTCTTGgttttcattatcaccagatttttgaattctcGTATCACAGGCAAATCAATCACTagtttaatttatcaaattgtgttaccattttcttcttcttcttcttcttctaaatcatcatcatcatcaaatggTAATAATTCAAACTTGATTAAAAATCCTCAATCAGGTCCACAAttaattttcattattatgtCAATTACTAATTTAATTGGTATTTTATTTGCTAGATCTTtacattatcaatttttaagTTGGTATGCTTGGTCATTACCAGgattattatatttgaatttcccAATTTATTTTGCCTTGCCAATTTGGTTTGTTCATGAATGGTGTTGGAATGTTTTCCCTAGTAATTCAATTAGTTCAATTACATTAGTTAGTATTTTATCATTGATTATTGGTGCAACTTGGTGGAATTTTGATCATTGGKTTCCCACCATCAGTCAATTTATCATCTACTTCTAATGAAAACAAGaacaataaaaagaaacaagaataaaaaagtttaatACCGGACCAGACATGTCATATATGGATATCAGTTATAAATAATTACAAACAATAGACATAACAATCGTATTATgaacaatttgataaatgatAAAAGGATCAATATGTGGTCGTAAATTTCTCTATAAACAATGATTAGTAATTGTATGTATATAGATATAAAATCttgaatatttaaaataaaacaaaatagcATAATAATATAACAAATGATATATAgtataaattaaaatataatataatataatttaacaatataattcaattaaaaattaataaaccaACCGAAACTTCAAATTAAAATGACCAAGAATAAGGAATAAGGAATAAAGGATAAGaataaatacaaatacaaaacaaaaaatcgaaaatcaaaaatggaaaatggaaaattgaaaatgaaaataaaaataaaaaaagaatttttaataaagaaaacgaaaaataaacaaacacaaGGAATATAACAATGGAACAAATAGAAACCAGTACCAGTGGGGGGCGAAATGGGGTCGGGTCGGGTGGGGTGGAACCAAACAAGTGTACCTTACttgaccaaaaaaattaatacaaaaaaattcaaaaactcCTCTAATCGccattttcaattggatCTGCAGCCCAATTCATTCCCAtgaaattatcatcatcggTACCGCCAGCACCTCCTGAACCCGAACCAGTGCCAGTAATATCACCTCCTGGTCCAGTAGTTGTCCATATATCATCAAGACTATCAATGTTGAAATTAATGTCAAATGCATGAGTCGAATCACCAAATACCAGATTATTCATTCCCATTCCTGGGCCACTTACACTGAGATTATTACTTCCATTTGAAAGATTTTGCCCACGATTATgattgctgttgttgctattttgttggtgatgatgtTGTGTATCTAATAAATGAACATCAAATGGATCGTCGTTAAATGTATTGGACATAGCAGTGGCTTGAGTTGGTGCCAATGGGGGGTTTAAATCTAGATCTTGATCTTGCAATGAAGTTGAAGATTCTTTCTTCAAAGATAATACTCCattctcttcttcttttattatAGGATCTAAGTTTTTGGAGTTTGCATTGGTTTTGGCTTGCTTCTTTGGAGAATTGCCATTactattttcattattgtcATTCAATTTACCTGATTTACGCTTCTTTTTCGTAGTTTCACCACTAATTGGTTCAGAGCGAGGTGTCAATGGCTGGAAATCCTTCTTTCCCATACTTGGAGTATTTGAACCTGGACGCTGTTGCTTGTCTTGTAATTGACGCATTTGCTCTGTTGGTTGAGGCTGCTTTGGCTCCGTGCCAGCACTAGGAGGTTGTGACATGTTTGGTGTTGTTTGTCCAgatgttttgttgtttgctGTTGTAGAAGCATTTGAATTCGCCTTTTTACCCTTTTTACTATTGGATTCTTTCTTCGATTTCTTATTGCCCATTGCTGGTGATGATTTATTGCCTAATGCAGGTGAATTGTTTGACGTTGCAGGTGATGGtttttgattaaattgtCCCTGAGGACCATTTGCAGTTGTTGGCGGAGGTGGTGGGTGGAAAGTTGCTGGagttggttgttgttgattagGAGgaagttgattttgattttgatttgaatttgaatattgattttgacCGGCAAACATCATTCCATTACTCAATGGGTTGGAGTCGGAATTACCAGTGTTTCTAGCAAATTCTAATCTCTCTTTATTCTGTCTTTCTAATAacattaattgattttgataatctCGTAGAGCATTATTGTTTCTGCCACTACTGTTATTACTAGTGCCGTTTGACATCTGAccattctttttcattccTTGAGACCCAGCCATCTTAGTCatttgctgttgttgttgttgttgttggctCTGGAAATTATGTTGAGCTTGTGCTTGACCTTGTTGAGAAGGATGTGGCAGTGGAGCTGGTGCAGCATTTTGTTGTGGAGTCAGCTGTTGATTTGATCTTGCACCAACAGGAGAGTTATTCTTCAGAGATGAATCACCCATTGCTGATGCCAAATTGCCTTGCAACTGAccctgttgttgttgctgttgttgttgctgttgctgctgctgagCAACCATTGCAGCTTGTTGACGCAAATTgttcatttgattttgtgcTTGTTGCTGGAAAGTAGTTTTGggttgctgctgctgctgctgttgttgttgtaaaaatagttgttgttgcaaattcaaattaccAGGTCCACCACCTACAGCATTCATCatttgctgttgttgttgtggatCTAAACCATTCATTGGGATTTGTTGTCTTTGTGCAGCCATTGCTTGTtgtttcatcatcattgccattctttgttgttgttccatTGAAGGCTGATTTTGACCATTTGGCATCTGAgcaaattgttgattaatGGGGaacatttgttgttgaggaTTCAGATTTGGTGGCATATTGATAGGGAAATTAGCGTTAGTTGCAGAACCTGGCGGTTGAGGTGTTTGACCTGGTCCTTGAGGTTGGCCTTGATGCTGTGGGGCaaattgatgttgttgattttgcaTACCACTAGCAACACCGATTCCTCTTTGCTGTTGCTGCAGGAAAGGCTGTCCCTGTTGcccttgttgttgttgttgttgttgaaagtgatgttgttgttgttgctgctgctgtaTGAGAGGAAGTTGACTGAAAAGATGTTTTTGAGTTTCTTGGACTCTGAGATAATCATGATAAAGCTTGTTGTTAGGGTTATTATTACTGTTACCGTCTCCATATCTGACttgaaataaatcaaagaaaacttGCCACCATTCCAATAAAAATCCTTGAGAACAATCCATCAAAGGAGGAATAGAAGGCAAGTTGGGACTTTCTTTAGAAAATGCTTTTGCTGTatcttgaaattgatgtttgaccaaaaaatccaaaatcaaCGAGTTTAAAACCTGTTTAGTTGTGTTGGGAACCATAGTATTGGATGATGATGgagttgctgttgttgttgatgtcGGTTCATTTTCTGGTAGTACTTGTTTATGATTCATTGCCAGCAATAATTGTAGTTATGAGttatatatgtatgtatatgaagataataatgaaatttctttaaaggaaaataaaacaaatgaaacaaaacaaaccaaaacaaaataaaaagccaataaattaataaaagCAACAAAATATAGCagatttaatgaaaaaaatgtatgaaaattgtcaaatggatatatataaagtaatattgttgttttttgttgaacttttcaaatttgtatAAAAAAAGTGCAGTTTGATATACTGTTCGTTGATAAAAGTGGGTAAGATAGCCAGTGTGATCTAGCCGTTGATGCTGAACTACTTGGTGTCAGTGAGGgatttttaaataaattcaagATTATAGAGAATCTGATATAAGAATGAATGGAATATCTTATAAGTTGAAATGATTAAACTTGAATGGATGGATGGATGGAATGAATTGGTTAGATGGGGGGGGGTTGGTAAGTAATAGAGAGAGAGGGAAAGATTTGAAAGtaagtttttttattttattttttttttctgaaTGTTAATTTTTCgttcccttttttttttttctttttcaaatttctttCAGACTCAGATTTGGCTGCCTTTAATGTCAGTTTGCTGCTAAGTTGATAAGtttctttccttttgtttcttttttcctttttttctttttgcaatttatcaatcaaaacTTTTGAATGATTAGAAATGTCTCCTTCTTACTCTAAGTAAAAAGATTGAAGGTTGAGTGAGATGTAGATTGgttgattaaaaaaagagaaaaagagaagaagagaaaaagggttgtaaaatatttgaatcttgagattaagaaaaaaaaagatgtaAGTTGTGTTGTTTGTTGGATTTACATTTGGGTCCgattattttgttgtctGTCTGACCATCCAGCTATCTAATTGGTTTAtatttcaactttttttccttctgTTTCTCATTTAAGTAATACAAATTGTCTGATTGAGTTTTTGttacttgttgttgttgttctttttttgtttctcttTCTGGTTGATACACACACTCACGCATGCTCCACCACCCACACTCAGAAGACAGGTCTTTTATTGGTCTAGTTTAGTTTAGTCTATAAATTGGGGTTAGgtcaagaaaaagattatGCCTGGGCGTTATAtataataacaattgaGTGGTGTATCAAgtaatcaattttggtTAATGAAAATTGAGCCACAGGTgtgagtttttttttttgtcctTGGTTTAAAATGCAGAGAGGATTTTTCTGTgctgtttttttcttttctttcatgtcaacattttttttttctttttgcaGACATCTAAGGCGGcagagaagaagaagtatcTGGAGGAATATATTTGTGGTAGCCGATTCTCTACAACAAGTACATAGGAAGACCTAAAGTAATCATTTAGCTATAATCGCAAATCAAGAAAGATCTGAAACAACAACGTTTAAttagtatatatatagatgacaattgtttgttcattattgttaaaaacaaacaaggTGAGGGAGGgagaggaggaggaggagaagAAACAACACCAATTATTAGTCGTGTAAACAAAGTAAATATCTTTTGTCTTCCATACAATCTGACAGACACAagtcaatttcttttttcgGCCAGCCCGTcatagtttttttttattttaacCACTTGGACACGCCTCCGCCTTGAGATTTTAAACAATCTGTCATACTGCaagtactactactactactactggtggtggtggtggtggaggaccaacaagaaaagagaacaatagtattaaattataatgaCTTTCTTAttctatttattttctcTATTTATGAAGGATGTATAAGTACAAATGTTATGAAACCACAACTAGGACCGCATTCTAAATTGACTAATCAAAATCTATGTGGGTTTTTGCCTGTGTGTGTCTCATCAGCAATCTCTGCATTCAGATTGCGGCGTTATTTTTGGCATTTTTAGTTACACATTTCTCAAGATCTCTCTACTTCTTGCCCTTTTACTTCATACATACATAATGTTCCCGTCAACAACTAAATAATATGTCAATTACTGTCTTTCTTAATGCTTCTTGCATCAGATATATCTTGGCTAGACCatatatttgatttccATTAGctaactttttttttttgttgtttttataGTAAAAGTGTCACCCCATCACCCCATCACTCCCCCCCCcatatttcaattcatttacatcatttatatttgtatattcttcaaaatcagTAGTTATGACACTTGATACTATAGCATCACTGATGTTGCTACTTATGTGGCGTCttgattaatattattttgtttatcaaaaattttatgactactactaatttacatacatacaaaaaaaaacacaccTCATTCCATCACcttttattcttttgttttatttctAAATCTTTGGTTGCATGTAGTTTGATGATATTTGGATAATCTTGTCTATTACCCATATATCCCAATGACCAATCATAACTAATCGCATAGGCAAATATAGTACCAGTTTTATTAAATGCAGTGGCAGATATTGCCCCTGGCAATTCAGGAAACGATTTTAATCGTTGCTTAGCATCTTTATCCCAAAAGCAAAATGTACCATCTGATCCAGCAGTACTGAATGTACCATATATAGGATGGAATGAGATGGCATTGACTGAATATGCATGAGATTCATTGGCATTAGAACTACTTGTGGTTCTTAAGCCTGCACCTGCACCACCAGTAGTATTAGTGGTACCAGTAGTATTACCACCGGATTTTCTATGAcatttaaatgaaaatccaaattttttctgTTCATTTTCTGTAATGTATTGTATGGCACATCTTCCTTCAATAGATCCAACAGCAAATCCATTTGCTTGAGGATAACATGAAACACAACGAGTTTGCCATTTCAAGGGTGATTGTGaacttttgaaaatttgttgagggttattcaaatcaattatacTAATATGTCTATCAGCACATCCAACAACTAATAATTTCTGAGAATTATCCATCGAATAAACTCTTTCTggtaaattgattgttgaaacAGGTTGAGGTGATCTCATATCCCAGTATTTTAATGTTTTATCCCATGATCCACTAGCAACAACTTGAGTATTTGTTGGACCACATTCAACGTATCTAACTGATTTAACGGCAGAATCATGTTGTCCAATTTGTTGGGCTTGCTGGGTTgccaaatcaaatattttcacTTGATTGTCGGCACCACCTGATATAATTTTCGTCCCATCAATAGACCATCGAGAACTGAAAACTGGAGCTTCATGTTCATACATTGCTCGACCCATATTATTTCCTGAATTAGGatcaatttcataaatTCGAACTTTTTTATCCCAACTTGCT includes:
- the GLE2 gene encoding RNA export factor (Putative nuclear pore complex; possibly an essential gene, disruptants not obtained by UAU1 method; rat catheter biofilm repressed); translated protein: MSFLGSSSTGTSTTATSSAVTGQELLNDITINNPPEDSIEDISFSPQQDLLAVASWDKKVRIYEIDPNSGNNMGRAMYEHEAPVFSSRWSIDGTKIISGGADNQVKIFDLATQQAQQIGQHDSAVKSVRYVECGPTNTQVVASGSWDKTLKYWDMRSPQPVSTINLPERVYSMDNSQKLLVVGCADRHISIIDLNNPQQIFKSSQSPLKWQTRCVSCYPQANGFAVGSIEGRCAIQYITENEQKKFGFSFKCHRKSGGNTTGTTNTTGGAGAGLRTTSSSNANESHAYSVNAISFHPIYGTFSTAGSDGTFCFWDKDAKQRLKSFPELPGAISATAFNKTGTIFAYAISYDWSLGYMGNRQDYPNIIKLHATKDLEIKQKNKR